A genomic segment from Pelobates fuscus isolate aPelFus1 chromosome 7, aPelFus1.pri, whole genome shotgun sequence encodes:
- the WBP11 gene encoding WW domain-binding protein 11 encodes MGRRSTSSTKSGKFMNPTDQARKEARKRELKKNKKQRMMVRAAVLKMKDPKQIIRDMEKLDEMEFNPVQQPQLNEKVLKDKRKKLRETFERILRLYEKENPETYKELRKIELDYEHKRSQLSQYFDAVKNAQHVEVESIPLPDLPHAPSNILIQDIPLPGAQPPSILKKTSAYGPGRSVPMPFPPGHGVPRLPPGKKPPGPPPGPPPPQVLQMYGRKVGFALENIMRRREEEARYSPEKGQRDQHDDSSSSEDEGYPHEMEQDKDEDGSSLEDSDSNQSDIRDSDGEEYVQRDEERKDSGEKKAGHSVRFADAPEKPHKKRKKNVKDLTPLQAMMLRMAGQELAEEDDDHDGEDFSSSSSSDDDSDSEDSQRHEESKTESTEKSSAPITVPPPVTVPPPPLQMPPAIMSGPPPLGPPPVPPLRPPGPPSGMPPGPPPGAPPFLRPPGLRGPPPRLLPPGPPPGRPPGPPPGPPPGLPPGPPPRGPPPRLPPPAPPGIPPPPRPMMRPPMGPPPGTAPPGLFPPTALANPGVLSAPPSLIQRPKSDESGATIEKKATATISAKPQITNPKAEVTRFVPTALRVRRENKGAAAVSTQKKPEEEPARPMPKTGPKLGVPMPVQTKDDMYEAFMKEMEGLL; translated from the exons ATGGGGCGAAGGTCCACTTCATCCACGAAGAGTGGGAAGTTCATGAACCCCACAGATCAAGCTC GAAAGGAGGCAAGGAAGAGGGAGCTAAAAAAG AACAAAAAACAGAGGATGATGGTGAGAGCAGCTGTGCTGAAAATGAAAGATCCAAAACAAATAATCAGGGACATGGAGAAACTTGATGAGATGG AATTTAATCCTGTGCAACAACCTCAGCTTAATGAAAAAGTTCTCAAGGACAAGAGGAAGAAGTTAAGAGAAACATTTGAACGTATTCTACGCTTGTATGAAAAGGAAAATCCAGAAACTTACAAGGAGCTTCGGAAAATTGAGCTGGATTATGAGCACAAAAGGTCCCAGCTCAGCCAGTATTTTGATGCTGTGAAG AATGCTCAGCACGTTGAGGTGGAGAGCATCCCCCTGCCAGACTTGCCACATGCCCCTTCCAACATTTTGATCCAGGACATTCCCCTGCCAGGAGCCCAGCCACCATCCATCTTGAAGAAGACATCTGCCTATGG TCCTGGGCGAAGTGTCCCTATGCCTTTCCCTCCTGGACATGGTGTTCCACGTTTACCTCCAGGAAAGAAGCCCCCAGGACCTCCTCCTGGTCCTCCTCCACCACAGGTACTACAAATGTATGGTCGTAAAGTTGGGTTTGCACTAGAGAATATAATGAGGCGGCGGGAAGAGGAGGCGAGATACAGCCCTGAAAAAG GTCAAAGGGACCAGCATGATGACTCAAGCTCAAGTGAAGATGAGGGTTATCCACATGAGATGGAGCAAGATAAGGATGAAGATGGCAGCAGTCTAGAAGACAGTGATAGCAACCAATCAGACATCAGGGACAGTGATGGAGAAGAGTATGTTCAGCGTGATGAAGAGAGGAAGGACAGTGGAGAAAAGAAAGCTG gtcATAGTGTACGGTTTGCTGATGCACCAGAAAAGCCTCACAAGAAGAGAAAGAAGAATGTGAAGGACTTGACTCCACTCCAAGCTATGATGTTGCGAATGGCAG GTCAGGAGCTGGCAGAGGAAGATGACGATCATGATGGTGAAGATTTCTCCTCATCATCGTCTTCTGACGATGATTCTGATTCTGAAGATTCCCAACGCCATGAAGAATCTAAAACTGAAAGTACTGAAAAATCTTCAGCGCCGATCACTGTGCCGCCACCTGTTACTGTCCCTCCTCCACCACTGCAGATGCCCCCAGCCATCATGTCCGGTCCTCCACCCCTCGGGCCACCTCCAGTTCCTCCTCTTCGACCACCTGGACCTCCAAGTGGCATGCCCCCTGGTCCTCCTCCAG GTGCTCCTCCCTTCCTGAGACCTCCTGGCCTTCGAGGCCCACCTCCCCGCCTCTTACCTCCAGGACCTCCACCTGGCCGTCCACCAGGCCCACCTCCAGGCCCTCCCCCTGGTTTACCTCCAGGACCTCCTCCCCGAGGGCCCCCACCTCGTCTTCCTCCTCCGGCACCTCCAG GTATCCCACCACCTCCTCGCCCTATGATGCGTCCTCCTATGGGACCCCCACCTGGTACTGCTCCCCCAGGTCTTTTCCCTCCAACAGCTTTGGCAAACCCTGGTGTATTGAGTGCACCTCCCAGCTTGATACAAAGGCCCAAATCAGATGAGAGTGGGGCAACAATTGAGAAGAAGGCCACTGCAACCATCAGCGCCAAACCCCAGATTACTAATCCCAAAGCTGAAGTAACCCGGTTTGTACCAACAGCCCTCCGTGTTCGCAGGGAGAACAAGGGGGCAGCAGCTGTATCAACGCAGAAGAAGCCAGAAGAAGAGCCTGCAAGACCCATGCCTAAAACAGGTCCCAAACTTGGGGTACCAATGCCTGTGCAGACCAAGGACGATATGTACGAAGCTTTTATGAAAGAAATGGAAGGACTTCTTTAA